The following are encoded together in the Bacteroidales bacterium MB20-C3-3 genome:
- the purL gene encoding phosphoribosylformylglycinamidine synthase, whose amino-acid sequence MILFFRTNQKTVIAVSTGKELTTNELEALKWLFGEAEQILTESIEGLFAGPRREMITPWSTTAVEITQNMNISGISRMEEFFPFNSEDEIVYDKMLQRVYHGISQEIFTIEHKPEAIISVDNISEYNDKEGLALNSEEIEYLEKLSERIGRKLTDSEIFGFSQVNSEHCRHKIFNGRFIINGVEMESSLFQLIKRTSKENPNRIVSAYKDNCAFLEGPRVHMFHPASPDKPDLFITKEEDTVISLKAETHNFPTTVEPFNGAATGSGGEIRDRMAGGRGSFPVAGTAVYMTSYPRLEIEGRDWEITPEREWLYQTPQEILTKASNGASDFGNKFGQALICGSLLTFEHTEGWKNYGYDKVIMLAGGIGYAKKGSALKYSPEKGDKVVVMGGDNYRIGMGGGAVSSVATGEFENAIELNAVQRSNPEMQKRVYNAIRALAESDNNPIVSVHDHGAGGHLNSLSELVEETGGDIYINKLPVGDPTLSAKEIIGNESQERMGMIMKEKDIETAKRAADRERAPMYVVGEATGNNNFTFVNSETGEKPLDLEVKDLLGSTPKTVMEDIDLKERFDPLEYDPEEIQYYTEQVMQLESVASKDWLTNKVDRSVSGLIALQQTAGEIQLPLNNLGVTAIGYKDYRGIATSIGHAPAPAIINAAAGSRLAIAEALTNIVWTPLEMGLKGVSLSANWMWPCRNPGEDARLYKAVKAASDFATELGINIPTGKDSLSMTQKYPDGERVISPGTVIISAVAESKDIRVTVKPVLAKEAGTAIVYIPFNQLSEKSFELGGSAFAQVTGQLGNNTPDIIDSEYFAKCFETLQQFISKGVVLAGHDISSGGLVTALLEISFASTDGGFEVNLNALEEKDPVKVLFSEMPGVIIQVLNSDLESIEEISDNNGVVIYNIGSRIDEREGRVTIFKQKEVFDIEHMRSLWMKTSYLHDIRQSGERLALKRYENYGTQPLIYKFPEDFTGKTLQYNISENPAKGAPTAAIIREKGSNGDREMAWALYKAGFKVKDVHMTDLITGRENLSGVNMVVFVGGFSNADTLGSAKGWAGAFLYNLKAKQALDSFYKREDTLSLGVCNGCQLMAELGLITPEDREKSPKMLHNDSHKYESAFVGVTVEESPSVMLKTLEKCSLGIWVAHGEGKFSFPAGKDKFVTAIKYNYSDYPANPNGSPDGIAGVCSPDGRHLAMMPHPERCIHPHNWAHYPSSKSMEEVTPWFEMFINARKWIENKK is encoded by the coding sequence ATGATTCTATTCTTCAGAACCAATCAGAAAACAGTTATTGCAGTTTCAACCGGCAAAGAACTAACCACTAATGAGTTAGAGGCTTTAAAATGGCTCTTTGGAGAGGCCGAACAAATTTTAACAGAGAGCATTGAGGGTCTCTTTGCCGGACCCAGAAGGGAGATGATCACACCCTGGAGCACAACTGCTGTTGAGATCACCCAAAATATGAATATATCGGGAATCTCAAGAATGGAGGAGTTCTTCCCGTTCAATTCAGAGGATGAAATTGTCTATGACAAAATGCTTCAGAGAGTTTATCACGGAATCAGCCAGGAGATATTTACAATTGAACACAAACCTGAAGCGATAATCTCTGTGGATAATATTTCTGAATACAATGATAAAGAGGGCCTTGCACTCAATAGTGAAGAGATTGAGTATCTGGAGAAACTATCCGAGAGAATTGGCAGAAAACTTACTGACAGTGAAATTTTTGGGTTTTCCCAGGTTAATTCAGAGCACTGCAGACATAAGATTTTTAACGGAAGGTTTATAATTAACGGGGTTGAAATGGAGTCATCCCTGTTCCAGCTTATTAAAAGAACATCAAAAGAGAATCCAAACAGGATTGTATCAGCTTATAAAGATAATTGTGCATTTCTTGAGGGGCCGAGAGTTCATATGTTCCATCCTGCCTCTCCGGACAAACCGGATCTCTTCATAACCAAAGAGGAGGATACCGTTATATCTCTTAAGGCCGAGACTCATAACTTCCCTACAACAGTAGAGCCTTTTAACGGAGCAGCAACAGGATCCGGAGGGGAGATAAGGGATAGAATGGCAGGCGGAAGAGGATCATTTCCGGTTGCCGGAACTGCAGTATATATGACATCCTATCCAAGACTTGAGATTGAGGGGAGAGACTGGGAGATAACACCGGAAAGAGAGTGGCTTTACCAGACACCTCAGGAGATTCTGACAAAAGCATCTAACGGTGCAAGTGATTTTGGCAATAAATTCGGACAGGCGCTTATCTGCGGAAGTCTGCTCACTTTTGAGCATACTGAGGGGTGGAAAAACTACGGCTATGACAAGGTTATAATGCTTGCAGGCGGTATTGGATACGCAAAAAAGGGGTCGGCCTTAAAATACTCTCCTGAAAAGGGAGATAAAGTTGTTGTTATGGGTGGCGACAACTACAGAATTGGAATGGGTGGCGGTGCTGTATCATCTGTTGCCACCGGTGAATTTGAAAATGCAATTGAATTAAATGCTGTTCAGCGCTCAAATCCGGAGATGCAGAAAAGAGTATATAATGCTATCCGGGCTCTTGCAGAGAGTGATAACAATCCTATTGTTTCTGTACACGACCACGGAGCCGGAGGACATTTAAATTCACTCTCTGAGCTGGTTGAGGAGACCGGCGGAGATATATACATAAATAAACTTCCTGTAGGCGACCCTACCCTCTCCGCAAAAGAGATAATCGGCAACGAATCTCAGGAGCGGATGGGAATGATAATGAAAGAGAAGGACATTGAGACAGCAAAAAGGGCAGCTGATAGAGAGAGGGCCCCTATGTATGTTGTGGGTGAGGCAACAGGCAATAATAATTTTACATTTGTAAACTCTGAAACTGGTGAGAAGCCACTCGATCTGGAGGTAAAAGATCTGCTGGGATCAACTCCCAAAACAGTTATGGAGGATATTGATCTAAAGGAGAGATTTGATCCTCTTGAGTATGATCCGGAAGAAATTCAATATTATACTGAGCAGGTTATGCAACTTGAGTCCGTGGCTTCAAAAGACTGGCTTACCAATAAAGTTGACAGATCTGTTAGCGGACTTATTGCACTTCAGCAGACAGCAGGTGAGATACAGCTGCCATTGAACAATCTGGGGGTCACAGCAATAGGCTATAAAGACTACAGGGGAATAGCCACATCTATAGGACATGCTCCTGCACCTGCTATAATTAATGCAGCAGCAGGAAGCAGGCTTGCAATTGCCGAGGCATTGACAAATATAGTATGGACCCCTCTTGAGATGGGGCTAAAAGGGGTTTCACTATCGGCCAACTGGATGTGGCCCTGCAGGAACCCCGGTGAAGATGCAAGGCTCTATAAAGCGGTTAAGGCTGCAAGTGATTTTGCAACAGAACTCGGGATAAATATCCCAACAGGAAAGGACTCTCTATCAATGACTCAGAAATACCCTGACGGAGAGAGAGTGATATCTCCGGGGACAGTAATAATATCTGCAGTTGCAGAGTCAAAAGATATAAGAGTAACAGTAAAACCGGTTTTAGCTAAAGAGGCCGGTACTGCAATAGTTTACATACCATTCAATCAGCTCAGCGAAAAATCCTTTGAACTGGGAGGATCTGCATTTGCTCAGGTTACAGGTCAACTGGGAAACAACACTCCTGACATTATTGACTCAGAGTACTTTGCAAAATGTTTTGAGACATTACAGCAATTTATATCTAAAGGAGTAGTTCTGGCAGGACACGATATATCTTCAGGTGGTTTGGTTACAGCTCTTCTTGAGATCTCTTTTGCCAGTACAGATGGTGGGTTTGAAGTGAATCTTAATGCTCTTGAAGAGAAAGATCCGGTTAAAGTCCTATTCTCTGAAATGCCCGGTGTAATCATTCAGGTTCTTAACTCAGATTTGGAAAGCATCGAAGAGATTTCTGATAATAATGGTGTTGTGATATATAATATTGGAAGCCGGATTGATGAGAGAGAGGGAAGAGTCACTATTTTCAAACAAAAAGAGGTTTTTGACATAGAGCATATGCGCTCCTTGTGGATGAAAACATCATATCTGCACGATATCAGGCAGAGCGGAGAGAGACTGGCTCTAAAAAGATATGAGAACTACGGAACTCAGCCTCTTATTTATAAATTTCCTGAAGATTTTACCGGTAAAACACTACAATACAATATATCGGAAAATCCAGCGAAAGGAGCCCCAACAGCTGCAATCATAAGAGAAAAAGGATCTAATGGAGACAGAGAGATGGCGTGGGCGCTTTATAAAGCCGGATTCAAAGTAAAGGATGTCCACATGACTGACCTTATCACAGGAAGAGAGAATCTTTCAGGGGTGAATATGGTTGTGTTTGTTGGCGGATTCTCTAATGCAGACACCCTTGGCTCAGCAAAGGGGTGGGCCGGAGCATTCCTGTACAATCTAAAAGCAAAACAGGCTTTAGACAGCTTCTACAAAAGGGAGGATACATTGAGCCTCGGTGTATGTAATGGGTGTCAGCTAATGGCAGAGCTTGGTCTTATCACTCCTGAAGACAGAGAGAAGTCACCAAAGATGCTTCACAATGACAGCCACAAATACGAGAGTGCTTTTGTAGGAGTCACTGTTGAGGAGTCGCCTTCAGTAATGCTTAAAACACTTGAAAAATGCTCCCTTGGCATTTGGGTTGCTCATGGTGAAGGAAAATTTTCCTTTCCGGCAGGCAAGGATAAATTTGTCACTGCAATAAAATATAACTATTCAGATTATCCTGCTAATCCTAATGGTTCTCCTGACGGAATTGCAGGTGTGTGCAGCCCTGATGGAAGACATCTTGCAATGATGCCTCATCCGGAACGCTGTATTCATCCTCATAATTGGGCACACTACCCGTCATCTAAATCGATGGAGGAGGTAACCCCTTGGTTTGAAATGTTTATCAATGCAAGAAAGTGGATTGAGAATAAAAAATAG
- a CDS encoding Mur ligase family protein produces MTIFVLIKYPMDMFDIDIYNKEIEWIFNKFPSYQRVGNRAYKPGLETMSEFDSNLGHPHKKYMIVHIAGTNGKGSVSHMIASVFATVGLKTGLYTSPHLLDFRERIKINGEMISKEAVLEFLSKWKPFMEARSPSFFEITTAMAFDFFAREGVDIAVIETGLGGRLDSTNIVSPELSIITNIALDHCEYLGYTLPEIAAEKGGIVKAGVPFVVGEVLNNTRPVFDKISVDKGSPLFYAQESRFKGVMPGEYEIDLKGDYQIHNIRTVLTALNVLGHNTRFTAKCGVGWSDKNIKEGIKCAAGNTGLRGRWERLSDSPEIICDTGHNANGLRIVFSQLRKQKFKRLFILLGFVAEKELEKILGFMPLHAYYLYSKANTERALDPNTLMTKCKSLGFRGEVHNSVESSLMKFKSVHREGDLLFIGGSTFIVADAINFLENNSDFFAK; encoded by the coding sequence ATGACCATTTTTGTACTAATTAAATACCCAATGGATATGTTTGATATTGATATTTACAACAAAGAGATAGAGTGGATTTTTAATAAATTCCCATCTTATCAGAGGGTTGGAAACAGAGCCTATAAACCGGGATTGGAGACTATGAGTGAATTTGACTCCAATCTGGGGCATCCTCATAAAAAATATATGATTGTCCATATTGCAGGGACAAACGGAAAGGGTTCTGTTTCACATATGATTGCATCTGTTTTCGCAACAGTGGGTCTAAAAACGGGTCTCTATACATCTCCCCACCTGCTGGATTTCAGGGAGAGAATTAAGATAAACGGAGAGATGATTTCTAAAGAGGCAGTTCTGGAGTTCCTTTCAAAATGGAAACCATTTATGGAGGCGAGGAGTCCCTCGTTTTTTGAGATCACTACTGCCATGGCATTTGACTTTTTTGCCCGGGAAGGAGTTGATATTGCTGTTATTGAGACCGGGCTGGGAGGTAGGCTTGATTCAACTAATATTGTCTCTCCTGAGTTAAGTATTATTACAAACATTGCACTTGACCATTGCGAATACCTTGGTTATACTTTACCCGAGATTGCCGCTGAAAAGGGAGGAATAGTTAAAGCCGGTGTCCCGTTTGTAGTTGGTGAAGTGTTGAATAATACCAGACCTGTTTTTGATAAAATATCGGTTGATAAGGGCTCTCCTCTGTTCTATGCACAAGAGTCAAGATTCAAAGGGGTGATGCCCGGTGAATACGAAATTGATCTTAAGGGAGACTATCAGATACATAATATCAGAACAGTACTAACCGCTCTGAATGTTTTGGGCCATAACACAAGGTTCACAGCAAAGTGCGGAGTGGGCTGGAGTGATAAAAATATAAAGGAGGGTATTAAGTGTGCAGCCGGAAATACCGGTCTCAGAGGAAGGTGGGAGAGACTCTCAGATAGCCCTGAGATTATTTGTGACACAGGTCATAATGCTAATGGTCTCCGTATTGTTTTTTCTCAGCTAAGGAAGCAAAAATTTAAAAGGCTTTTTATTTTACTGGGTTTTGTTGCAGAGAAGGAGTTGGAGAAGATCTTGGGTTTTATGCCTCTTCACGCATATTATTTGTACTCCAAAGCAAATACAGAGAGGGCACTTGATCCCAATACCCTTATGACAAAGTGCAAATCTCTTGGTTTCCGGGGAGAAGTTCATAATTCGGTTGAGTCCTCACTGATGAAATTTAAATCTGTTCACAGGGAGGGAGACCTGCTCTTTATTGGAGGCTCTACCTTCATTGTAGCTGATGCAATAAATTTTTTAGAAAATAATTCTGATTTTTTTGCAAAATAA
- a CDS encoding aldo/keto reductase has protein sequence MSILNESYTLNNGIKIPKIGFGTWQIPQDVAERAVADALSAGYRHIDTALAYNNEAGVGNAIRESALDRGDIFVTSKLPAEIKGYDNALFSFDKTMKNLGLETLDLYLIHAPWPWSEMGKDYTKENIESWRAFVRIYKEGRVRAIGVSNFSVKDIKAIEESSDISPMANQIAFYAGRTQDEIVDYCNEKNILVEAYSPLATGRALKDPLLNQIAASYGVSVAQLLIRFTLERGTLPLPKTVTRERIIENSKVDHFEISKSDMERLSAIKNEYR, from the coding sequence ATGTCTATACTTAATGAATCATATACTCTCAATAACGGAATCAAAATTCCTAAAATAGGATTTGGAACATGGCAGATTCCTCAGGATGTTGCAGAGAGAGCTGTTGCCGATGCCTTATCTGCCGGTTACAGACATATTGATACTGCACTAGCATACAACAACGAAGCGGGTGTTGGCAATGCTATCAGAGAATCTGCTCTTGACAGGGGGGATATATTTGTAACATCCAAACTTCCGGCTGAGATTAAGGGCTATGATAATGCTCTCTTTTCATTTGACAAGACTATGAAAAATCTGGGTCTGGAGACTCTTGACCTCTATCTGATTCACGCACCATGGCCATGGAGTGAAATGGGAAAGGATTATACAAAGGAGAATATTGAGTCATGGAGAGCATTTGTGAGAATTTACAAGGAGGGAAGAGTAAGGGCAATTGGTGTTTCAAATTTCTCAGTAAAAGATATTAAAGCAATTGAGGAGAGTTCTGATATATCCCCAATGGCAAATCAGATTGCATTTTATGCCGGAAGGACACAGGATGAGATCGTAGATTATTGTAACGAGAAGAATATTCTTGTGGAGGCCTACTCTCCTTTAGCTACAGGAAGAGCATTAAAAGATCCTCTGTTAAATCAAATTGCAGCTTCATACGGAGTATCAGTCGCTCAGTTGCTTATAAGATTTACACTTGAGAGGGGAACACTTCCTCTTCCTAAAACTGTAACAAGAGAGAGAATTATTGAGAACTCCAAAGTAGACCATTTTGAAATATCCAAATCGGATATGGAGAGGCTTAGTGCAATAAAAAACGAATACAGATAA
- a CDS encoding glycosyltransferase, with the protein MEIINIINDFFVNGVFIYVMAIFSSYTILSVMSGFELIKYKRKNSFADYSKIISSPISPSVSILAPSYNEGNTIIENIRSLLSLHYGDFEVIIINDGSKDNTMEKVIAHYSLVKVDFHVVYNIKTKPVRGVYKSTNKAFSKLTVVDKENGGKADSLNAGINISSKHLIACIDVDCILEEDSILKMVKPFMEDYKERVIAVGGVIRVANSCKVKDGKIVEVNLPENLIARVQVLEYSRAFLMGRLAWSRINGLMLISGAFGLFDREIVLKAGGYDHGTVGEDMELVIRMRRYMFEQKEIARVVYIPDPLCWTEVPEPVKILSRQRNRWTRGTIETLKKHRKLIFDYKYGNLGMLGLPYWIIFEWLTPIVEAAGIIYMIIQIAIGQLDINIFLILFGFTYLFSILFSVWAVVFEEFSYPKYKKSSDLIKLIAISLIEPFFNHPMNVWFSLKGNYHYMTGVRSWGKMERKGFAKK; encoded by the coding sequence ATGGAGATCATCAACATAATTAACGACTTTTTTGTAAATGGTGTCTTCATTTATGTTATGGCCATTTTTTCATCCTACACCATATTGTCAGTGATGTCAGGTTTTGAACTGATTAAATACAAAAGAAAAAACAGCTTTGCAGATTACTCAAAAATTATCTCTTCTCCAATATCTCCCTCTGTATCGATTTTGGCACCTTCATACAACGAAGGCAATACTATTATAGAGAATATCCGCTCTCTGCTATCGCTCCATTACGGAGATTTTGAAGTAATAATAATCAACGACGGCAGTAAAGATAACACTATGGAGAAGGTAATTGCCCATTACAGCCTTGTTAAAGTAGATTTTCATGTTGTATATAACATTAAAACAAAACCCGTAAGAGGAGTCTATAAATCAACTAATAAGGCATTCTCAAAACTAACGGTTGTAGATAAGGAGAATGGGGGCAAGGCCGATTCACTTAACGCAGGAATAAACATAAGTTCAAAGCATCTTATAGCCTGTATAGATGTTGATTGTATCCTTGAAGAGGACTCAATCCTCAAAATGGTTAAACCATTTATGGAGGATTACAAAGAGAGGGTTATAGCAGTTGGTGGAGTTATAAGGGTTGCAAACTCCTGCAAGGTGAAAGATGGGAAAATTGTTGAGGTAAACCTGCCTGAAAATTTGATAGCAAGAGTTCAGGTTCTTGAGTACAGCAGGGCCTTTTTGATGGGACGGCTGGCGTGGAGCAGAATAAATGGATTGATGCTGATTTCAGGCGCTTTTGGCCTTTTTGACAGAGAGATAGTCTTAAAGGCAGGGGGTTATGACCACGGAACAGTTGGAGAAGATATGGAGCTGGTAATTAGAATGAGAAGGTATATGTTTGAGCAGAAAGAGATAGCAAGAGTTGTATATATTCCTGATCCTCTCTGCTGGACAGAGGTTCCTGAGCCGGTAAAGATACTCTCAAGGCAAAGAAACAGATGGACCAGAGGGACTATAGAGACACTAAAAAAACACAGAAAACTCATTTTTGACTATAAATATGGTAACCTTGGAATGTTAGGATTACCATACTGGATTATTTTTGAATGGCTTACACCAATAGTTGAGGCTGCAGGTATAATCTATATGATTATTCAAATTGCGATAGGCCAGCTGGATATAAATATATTTCTAATCCTTTTTGGTTTTACATATCTTTTTTCAATACTTTTTTCTGTCTGGGCCGTTGTATTTGAGGAGTTCTCTTACCCTAAATACAAAAAAAGCTCAGATTTAATAAAACTTATTGCAATCTCGCTTATTGAACCATTTTTCAATCACCCCATGAATGTCTGGTTTTCACTTAAAGGAAACTATCATTACATGACAGGAGTACGCTCCTGGGGTAAGATGGAGCGAAAGGGTTTTGCAAAAAAGTAA
- a CDS encoding HEAT repeat domain-containing protein, with the protein MMPEFIPAELVDYVKTSPLLVRSVILLSILFIFSSIFLALVVTINRLSKIVKIRKENLFSEYCVDFITEWAYNLYIGESIPVIMSKHLRSRVKRDFFTKELLLLHSGLSGDSALRLEVLFKMAGLEKYSIKKAKSLRWDIKVKGFSEILQMKIEDGEEIIKKHLRSKNKYLISHSQIAWIYLHPGNPEIFLDLPNVTLSDWWQVNAIDVFKATRVIPQFGNWIEHSNPNVIKFSVRMCGLFKQYESLDKIIFCLKSNDSGIKKEAVKALKMLALPEALQKLTAIYEEESNEIKREIIKAMISISDSSSLHFYESQLLYEEDSILRILIAKAIIKQGDTGEKALDQIALSADPELLSIISHAKDTRI; encoded by the coding sequence ATGATGCCGGAATTTATACCTGCAGAATTGGTTGACTATGTCAAAACCTCTCCATTACTGGTGAGGAGCGTTATATTACTTAGCATACTATTTATATTCAGTTCCATATTCCTTGCGTTAGTTGTTACAATTAACCGTCTCTCCAAAATAGTAAAAATCAGAAAAGAGAATCTGTTCAGTGAATACTGTGTCGATTTCATAACTGAATGGGCATATAATCTTTATATTGGGGAATCAATCCCGGTTATTATGTCAAAACATCTGAGAAGCAGAGTAAAACGGGACTTTTTCACTAAAGAGTTACTGCTTCTTCACTCCGGGTTATCCGGAGACAGCGCATTAAGGCTGGAGGTACTATTTAAAATGGCAGGCCTTGAAAAATACTCAATTAAAAAAGCAAAATCCTTAAGATGGGATATAAAGGTTAAAGGGTTTTCTGAAATTCTTCAAATGAAAATTGAGGATGGGGAAGAGATTATTAAAAAACATCTGCGTTCAAAAAACAAATATCTTATTTCACACTCACAAATCGCCTGGATCTACTTACACCCGGGAAATCCTGAAATTTTTCTTGATTTGCCAAATGTTACATTATCTGATTGGTGGCAAGTTAATGCGATTGATGTATTTAAAGCTACCAGGGTCATCCCTCAGTTTGGTAACTGGATTGAGCATAGCAATCCAAATGTGATAAAATTCTCAGTAAGAATGTGCGGATTGTTCAAACAATATGAGAGTCTTGATAAAATAATCTTTTGTTTGAAATCTAATGACTCCGGTATTAAAAAAGAGGCAGTAAAAGCTTTAAAGATGCTGGCACTACCTGAGGCACTTCAAAAGCTTACTGCAATTTATGAAGAAGAGAGTAATGAGATAAAAAGAGAGATTATTAAAGCAATGATCTCAATCTCCGATTCGTCGTCTCTGCATTTCTATGAGTCTCAGCTGCTCTATGAGGAGGATTCTATCCTGAGGATATTAATCGCCAAGGCAATAATTAAGCAAGGAGATACAGGAGAGAAGGCATTAGATCAGATAGCCCTCTCTGCAGATCCTGAATTACTTTCAATTATCTCACACGCAAAAGACACCAGAATATAA
- a CDS encoding YaiO family outer membrane beta-barrel protein, translated as MKSLSWQISFFILTLFLFSELKAQEYNADKESRILYLFEKSRELAAENNYTLAAKNCKEILSLDSLNTDAAILLARIYSWNAQYDSAATIISEILEKHPYSYDALEAATDNEFAAGRYKSSIEYAKIAQKHFPDKEVFKSKEIRADLELKRGQKSNRIHLQFWSDFIEGNDPWLFGSFTYTKKFKKSGSLSLRYNYANRYQKSGHQFEADAYPILSKRIYLYLNAGLSNSINFPFLRAAVEPYIKLPAGFEASAGIRYMSFVKESLLSFKEGEVIILTGTIGKYSGNWWFSVRPYFSYSDNNWSTSATLTTRRYLSDPDSFISLNLGTGFSPDLQQYAYNPDLQYLKSNRLQLDYQQKFANWYIFNLGAGYAREEFQNNIAKNRFTLIAGLTFIL; from the coding sequence ATGAAGTCTTTAAGCTGGCAAATATCTTTCTTTATATTAACATTATTCCTCTTTTCTGAGTTAAAGGCTCAAGAATACAATGCCGATAAAGAGTCAAGAATTCTGTATCTTTTTGAAAAAAGCAGAGAGCTTGCCGCAGAGAACAACTACACACTTGCGGCCAAAAATTGCAAAGAGATTCTCTCATTAGACAGTTTAAATACAGATGCAGCTATTCTGCTTGCCAGAATATACTCATGGAATGCACAATACGATTCTGCGGCAACTATCATATCAGAGATATTGGAAAAGCACCCATACAGCTATGATGCCCTTGAAGCAGCCACAGACAATGAATTTGCTGCAGGCAGATATAAATCATCCATTGAATACGCAAAAATTGCACAGAAACACTTCCCTGATAAAGAGGTTTTCAAGAGTAAAGAGATTCGTGCTGATTTAGAATTAAAGAGGGGTCAAAAATCAAACAGAATTCATCTTCAGTTCTGGAGTGATTTTATTGAGGGAAACGACCCCTGGCTATTTGGGTCCTTCACCTACACAAAAAAATTTAAAAAATCTGGCTCTCTCTCATTAAGGTACAATTACGCTAACAGATATCAAAAAAGCGGACATCAGTTTGAAGCAGATGCATATCCAATTTTAAGCAAGAGAATCTATCTTTATCTCAATGCCGGTCTTTCAAACAGCATAAACTTCCCGTTTCTGAGAGCAGCTGTTGAACCATATATAAAACTCCCTGCCGGATTTGAAGCATCAGCCGGAATAAGATATATGAGTTTCGTAAAGGAGAGTCTTCTCTCATTTAAAGAGGGTGAGGTTATTATATTAACAGGTACCATAGGAAAGTATTCTGGTAACTGGTGGTTTTCAGTAAGACCATACTTCTCTTACTCTGACAATAACTGGTCCACATCTGCCACATTAACGACAAGAAGATATCTCTCTGATCCTGACTCATTCATATCTCTTAACTTAGGTACCGGCTTCTCACCCGACCTTCAGCAATATGCATATAACCCTGATTTACAATATCTTAAATCAAACAGATTACAATTAGATTATCAACAAAAATTTGCAAACTGGTACATTTTTAATTTGGGTGCAGGCTATGCCAGAGAAGAGTTTCAGAATAATATTGCAAAAAACAGATTCACACTAATTGCTGGTCTCACATTTATACTATGA
- a CDS encoding response regulator transcription factor, with amino-acid sequence MRILVCEDDIIISKAIEHRLKNDGYSIDVATDGNQASEKVSANEYDLIMTDMLMPFCSGLELVNKVRNDLKLSTPIIVLSRIGNEETIIEAFQLGADDYISKPFSPNELSIRVKRLLIKR; translated from the coding sequence ATGAGGATTCTTGTTTGCGAGGACGATATAATTATTTCCAAAGCAATCGAACACAGATTAAAAAACGATGGCTACTCAATAGATGTTGCCACAGACGGGAATCAGGCTTCTGAAAAGGTATCGGCAAACGAATATGACCTTATCATGACAGATATGCTGATGCCTTTCTGCAGTGGTCTGGAATTGGTAAACAAAGTAAGAAATGACCTAAAACTTAGTACACCAATAATTGTGTTAAGCAGAATAGGGAATGAGGAGACAATTATTGAAGCCTTTCAGTTAGGTGCAGATGATTATATTTCAAAACCATTCAGCCCAAATGAATTATCAATAAGAGTAAAGAGACTTTTAATTAAAAGATAA
- a CDS encoding Hpt domain-containing protein, giving the protein MSQTENKIYPQPDMSLLKEMSDGNHEFFMEIVNLFIDNAPSMLKSITDSAKANDAPALRFAAHKIMSDLFVVGLNYAVPVVEKIEKSAANGIIETEMVVEAEEMINQGIADLKKL; this is encoded by the coding sequence ATGTCCCAGACAGAAAACAAAATTTACCCTCAACCTGATATGTCTCTTTTAAAAGAGATGTCAGACGGAAATCATGAGTTTTTTATGGAGATTGTCAATCTTTTTATTGATAATGCCCCATCAATGTTAAAATCAATCACAGATAGTGCAAAAGCTAATGACGCACCAGCACTTAGGTTTGCAGCTCATAAAATAATGTCAGATCTATTTGTTGTTGGATTAAACTACGCAGTTCCTGTGGTTGAAAAAATTGAAAAAAGTGCAGCAAATGGTATTATCGAAACTGAGATGGTTGTGGAGGCAGAGGAGATGATCAACCAGGGCATTGCAGATTTAAAAAAACTATAG